A region of Chlamydia crocodili DNA encodes the following proteins:
- the recJ gene encoding single-stranded-DNA-specific exonuclease RecJ, with translation MASKDNSSVPSPNWVYPKQDPALLSTVIKELHLHPIAAQIFISRGFQTVNEVRDFLYVHLDNLHDPELLLDMSKAIERLLLAKERNEHVMIYGDSDVDGMTGVALLVEFLRSIDMKVSYCFLGALLKHHGEPSSLIARMKEENVSLLITVDCGITAGKEVSDINKQGIDVIITDHHMPTGKIPHCIATLNPKLRDRAYPNKELTGVGVAFKLARGVLNALKKKNPKLKIDIKHLLDLVTLGTVTDVGTLLGENRTMVRHGIKEIANSSRLGLHKLCLLAGVKPSEVTSTDIVLKIAPKLNSLGRLSDASKGVELLLTEDPEAADEIIQYLDKINRERQKIEADVFHDVQKILKNKPEIVKQAAIVLSSQDWHSRVIPIISARLAKAYNKPVAIISNQGGIGKGSLRTIGSFPLLGILQKCASLFVSYGGHDFAAGIIINEDQIEVFRKKFIHLVNSSLKKDKAVLTLPLDARADFDEIDHDLLSSIDLFEPFGKGNPVPVFYTVVHQVRYPKLLPGNHLKLYLSRGERNLEGIAFGLGDRIDALKANWNKPLELAYTPRLSQSSNGGVIHLLVRDFRILPLNYKDTNIEF, from the coding sequence ATGGCAAGTAAAGATAATTCTTCTGTACCCAGTCCTAACTGGGTATACCCTAAGCAGGATCCTGCATTGCTTTCTACAGTTATAAAGGAATTGCATCTTCATCCGATAGCCGCACAGATCTTTATTTCTCGAGGATTTCAAACTGTGAATGAAGTCCGGGATTTTCTTTATGTACATCTAGATAATCTTCATGATCCAGAACTCTTGCTTGATATGTCCAAGGCTATAGAGCGTTTGCTTCTTGCTAAAGAACGCAATGAGCATGTCATGATTTATGGTGATAGTGATGTTGATGGAATGACAGGGGTTGCTCTTCTCGTAGAGTTTTTAAGATCTATAGATATGAAAGTCAGCTACTGCTTTTTGGGAGCTCTACTAAAACACCACGGAGAACCCTCCTCACTGATTGCTAGAATGAAAGAGGAGAATGTCTCATTACTGATTACAGTAGATTGTGGGATCACCGCGGGAAAAGAAGTCAGCGATATCAATAAGCAGGGGATTGATGTGATTATAACAGATCATCATATGCCCACGGGTAAAATTCCTCATTGCATAGCAACATTAAACCCTAAATTAAGAGATCGTGCCTATCCCAATAAAGAATTAACAGGTGTAGGCGTCGCGTTTAAGCTCGCGCGCGGTGTCCTTAATGCATTAAAGAAAAAAAACCCGAAATTAAAAATAGATATTAAACATCTGTTGGATTTAGTGACTTTAGGGACAGTGACTGATGTGGGGACTCTTTTAGGAGAAAATCGTACTATGGTACGCCATGGCATTAAAGAGATAGCTAATAGTTCGCGATTAGGTCTTCATAAATTATGTCTTCTTGCTGGAGTAAAGCCTTCAGAAGTTACCTCAACTGATATTGTTTTGAAAATAGCTCCAAAATTGAACAGCTTGGGTAGGCTTTCTGATGCTTCCAAGGGTGTTGAACTTTTACTTACCGAAGATCCAGAAGCCGCCGATGAGATAATCCAGTACCTTGATAAGATAAATAGAGAACGGCAGAAGATAGAAGCTGATGTTTTCCATGATGTACAAAAAATCTTAAAAAATAAACCCGAGATAGTTAAGCAGGCTGCTATTGTATTATCCTCTCAAGATTGGCACTCAAGGGTTATTCCGATCATTTCTGCACGTCTAGCTAAAGCTTATAATAAACCTGTGGCTATTATTTCTAATCAAGGAGGTATAGGGAAAGGATCATTGAGGACTATAGGTTCTTTTCCTCTTCTTGGTATATTACAGAAATGTGCGTCTTTGTTTGTATCTTATGGAGGGCATGATTTTGCTGCGGGGATCATCATTAATGAAGATCAAATAGAAGTTTTTAGAAAGAAGTTCATTCATCTTGTGAACTCATCGTTAAAAAAGGATAAGGCGGTTCTTACTTTGCCTCTCGATGCTCGAGCTGATTTTGACGAGATAGACCATGATTTATTATCTTCTATAGATCTTTTTGAGCCTTTTGGGAAAGGTAACCCCGTCCCAGTATTTTATACTGTAGTGCATCAGGTGCGTTATCCAAAGTTATTGCCGGGGAACCATCTCAAGCTTTATCTCAGTCGTGGAGAAAGGAATTTAGAAGGTATTGCTTTCGGATTGGGGGATAGGATAGATGCTCTCAAAGCTAATTGGAATAAGCCTTTAGAACTTGCTTATACGCCACGTTTGTCTCAATCTTCTAACGGAGGAGTTATTCATTTACTAGTTCGAGATTTCCGCATTCTTCCATTAAATTATAAAGACACCAACATCGAGTTTTAA
- a CDS encoding CPn0927/CPn0928 family alpha/beta hydrolase fold protein, giving the protein MNPKPEIFMFSSEAARKAYERRAQCPLLYNLIDVICEVVKLIFRIILLIPVGLFWILGKICQNVLLPAAGGAFSGQLCCVKRLLQEAFHIRVGYWVDSGYVSSVERVPIQNDDLFIDTLRIEFPNAKKDRWMLISLGNSECFENRAILRRGDDWMLNVAKQSQANVLVFNYPGVMHSKGPISRESLGKAYQACVHYLRDHPGGPKAKQIIAYGYSLGTLVQALGLSKEITDGSDGVSWFVVKDRGPKSVSAVASQWVGKLGQWVIELLGWEINSAKYSESLVCPELFIHGVNSQSQLIGDGLFNRNNCFAAPFLDSNTSNLPGKKISMGEYLLVHQGVLQETTVRKIVEHITDHFDSEDLTETLGSRE; this is encoded by the coding sequence ATGAACCCAAAACCTGAAATTTTTATGTTTTCCTCAGAAGCTGCTCGTAAAGCATATGAGAGGAGAGCGCAGTGTCCTTTACTGTACAATTTAATCGATGTTATCTGTGAAGTTGTTAAGTTAATTTTTCGCATTATTTTGCTTATTCCTGTTGGATTATTTTGGATATTGGGGAAAATTTGTCAGAATGTGTTGCTTCCCGCAGCCGGAGGTGCATTTTCAGGACAATTATGCTGTGTGAAAAGGTTATTACAAGAAGCCTTTCACATTCGTGTAGGTTATTGGGTAGATAGTGGCTATGTGAGTTCTGTAGAACGTGTTCCTATTCAAAATGATGATTTATTCATTGATACCCTCCGTATTGAATTTCCTAACGCTAAGAAAGATAGATGGATGCTTATTTCCCTAGGAAATAGCGAATGTTTTGAAAACAGAGCTATTCTTCGTCGGGGTGATGATTGGATGTTGAATGTAGCAAAGCAATCACAAGCTAATGTTTTAGTATTTAACTATCCTGGAGTGATGCATAGCAAAGGTCCTATTTCGCGAGAATCTTTAGGAAAAGCTTATCAGGCATGTGTTCATTATCTTCGTGATCATCCTGGGGGGCCGAAAGCAAAGCAAATCATTGCTTACGGCTATTCTTTAGGAACATTAGTACAAGCTCTGGGATTAAGTAAGGAAATTACTGATGGGAGTGATGGGGTTAGTTGGTTTGTCGTTAAAGACCGTGGGCCAAAGTCTGTTTCAGCAGTAGCATCTCAATGGGTAGGGAAATTAGGTCAATGGGTGATAGAATTATTGGGTTGGGAGATCAATTCAGCAAAATATAGTGAGTCTCTTGTTTGCCCCGAATTATTTATACATGGGGTAAATAGTCAATCTCAGTTAATAGGCGACGGTTTGTTCAATAGAAATAATTGTTTTGCAGCACCGTTTTTAGATTCCAATACCTCTAATCTTCCTGGAAAGAAAATTTCTATGGGAGAATATCTTCTAGTACATCAGGGTGTTCTTCAGGAGACAACTGTGAGGAAGATAGTTGAACACATCACAGATCACTTTGATTCCGAAGATCTGACTGAAACACTAGGTTCTAGGGAATAA
- a CDS encoding helix-turn-helix domain-containing protein: MECIQHESCFDLDDREDAQQLEVQEGTEMVSITQAAKLHNVTRQAIYVAIKQKKLRASKTTRWEIDLKDLEDYKRNRYSRKKSLYQGELLFDNDRGYYSVNQVADMLGIPVQKVYYATRTGTMRGERKGAAWVISQSEIDRYKSDYLNKQTAKKIKDAAVEQATATPEDIVSSGTLLFEND, translated from the coding sequence ATGGAATGCATACAACATGAAAGCTGTTTCGATTTAGATGACAGAGAAGATGCACAGCAACTTGAGGTACAAGAAGGAACCGAGATGGTTTCTATTACACAGGCTGCAAAATTGCATAATGTGACACGTCAAGCAATTTACGTGGCAATCAAACAAAAGAAACTAAGGGCTTCTAAAACAACCCGATGGGAAATTGATCTTAAGGATTTGGAAGACTACAAGCGTAACCGTTATTCGAGAAAAAAGTCCCTTTATCAAGGTGAACTACTCTTTGATAACGATAGAGGATATTATTCTGTAAATCAGGTGGCTGATATGCTAGGAATTCCTGTGCAGAAAGTTTATTATGCTACGCGTACAGGAACTATGCGAGGAGAGCGTAAAGGTGCTGCTTGGGTTATCAGTCAATCAGAGATCGATAGATATAAGAGCGATTATTTGAATAAGCAAACAGCGAAGAAAATAAAAGATGCTGCGGTTGAACAAGCTACAGCTACTCCAGAGGATATTGTTTCTTCCGGAACCCTCTTATTTGAGAACGACTAG
- the gltX gene encoding glutamate--tRNA ligase, producing MAWENVRVRVAPSPTGDPHVGTAYMALFNEIFAKRFNGKMILRIEDTDQTRSRDDYERNIFSALEWCGIQWDEGPDVGGPYGPYRQSERTEIYREYAELLLKTDYAYKCFATPKELEEMRAVATTLGYRGGYDRRYRYLSPEEIEARTREGQPYTIRLKVPLTGECILEDYCKGRVVFPWADVDDQVLMKSDGFPTYHFANVVDDHLMGITHVLRGEEWLSSTPKHLLLYEAFGWEPPTFLHMPLLLNPDGTKLSKRKNPTSIFYYRDAGYIKEAFMNFLTLMGYSMEGDEEVYSLAKLIENFDPKRIGKSGAVFDTRKLDWMNKHYLNHEGSPESLLARLKDWLINDGFFLKILPLCQSRIATLAEFVGLTEFFFSVLPEYSKEELLPAAISEEKAAIVFYSYVKYLEKADLWVKDQFYLGSKWLSEAFQLNHKKVIIPLLYVAITGKKQGLPLFDSMELLGKPRTRMRMVHAQNLLGGVPKKIQTAIDKVLKEEDFESKILEF from the coding sequence ATGGCTTGGGAAAACGTACGTGTTAGAGTTGCGCCGTCGCCTACGGGGGATCCCCATGTAGGGACAGCCTATATGGCTTTGTTTAACGAAATCTTTGCAAAACGATTCAACGGAAAGATGATCTTGAGAATCGAGGATACGGATCAAACACGTAGCCGTGACGATTACGAGAGGAATATTTTCTCCGCTCTTGAGTGGTGTGGTATTCAATGGGATGAGGGACCAGATGTTGGCGGTCCTTATGGACCCTATAGACAATCAGAGCGCACAGAAATCTATCGAGAGTATGCCGAGCTTCTTTTAAAAACAGATTACGCTTATAAATGCTTTGCTACGCCCAAAGAGCTTGAGGAAATGCGAGCTGTTGCCACTACTTTGGGATATCGTGGAGGGTATGATCGCCGTTATCGTTATCTTTCTCCAGAAGAAATAGAAGCTCGGACACGAGAGGGTCAGCCTTATACCATTCGATTAAAAGTTCCTCTTACCGGTGAATGTATTCTTGAAGACTATTGCAAGGGCAGAGTTGTTTTCCCTTGGGCAGATGTTGACGATCAAGTTCTTATGAAATCCGATGGTTTCCCCACATATCACTTCGCTAACGTGGTAGACGACCATCTTATGGGTATTACACATGTTCTTCGTGGAGAAGAATGGCTGAGTTCCACTCCTAAACACCTGCTTCTTTATGAAGCCTTCGGTTGGGAACCACCTACATTCTTACATATGCCATTACTCCTCAACCCGGATGGAACAAAGCTATCTAAAAGAAAGAATCCTACTTCGATCTTTTATTATCGTGATGCCGGATATATCAAAGAAGCCTTTATGAATTTCCTTACTCTCATGGGCTATAGCATGGAAGGAGATGAAGAGGTGTATTCTTTAGCGAAGCTTATTGAGAATTTTGATCCTAAGCGGATTGGAAAATCTGGAGCGGTTTTTGATACCCGCAAGCTAGATTGGATGAATAAGCACTACCTAAATCATGAGGGATCACCAGAAAGTCTATTAGCTAGACTGAAAGACTGGTTAATCAATGATGGGTTTTTCTTAAAAATTCTTCCCCTATGTCAATCTCGGATTGCGACACTTGCAGAATTTGTAGGACTAACAGAATTTTTCTTTTCAGTTCTTCCTGAGTATTCAAAGGAAGAGCTTTTACCGGCAGCAATTTCTGAAGAGAAGGCTGCTATCGTTTTTTACAGCTATGTAAAGTACTTAGAAAAAGCTGATTTATGGGTTAAGGATCAGTTTTATTTGGGTTCTAAATGGCTTTCAGAGGCTTTTCAATTAAACCATAAGAAAGTAATTATACCACTTCTTTATGTGGCTATTACTGGGAAAAAACAGGGATTACCCTTGTTTGACTCTATGGAGTTGTTGGGGAAACCTCGTACACGTATGCGCATGGTTCACGCACAAAATCTTCTTGGGGGAGTCCCTAAGAAGATTCAAACAGCTATTGATAAGGTTCTTAAAGAAGAAGATTTTGAAAGCAAGATCCTAGAATTTTAG
- a CDS encoding small cysteine-rich outer membrane protein, which yields MKKAVLLAAVCCGVVGLSSCCRIVDCCFEDPCAPKSCNPCNAFNKKDNACSPCGTYTPSCSKPCGSECSPGVQGPQAKGCTSPDGRCKQ from the coding sequence ATGAAGAAAGCTGTTTTACTAGCTGCAGTATGTTGTGGTGTTGTTGGCTTAAGTAGCTGCTGCCGTATCGTAGATTGCTGTTTTGAAGATCCTTGTGCACCTAAGTCCTGCAATCCTTGCAACGCTTTCAACAAGAAAGACAACGCATGCAGTCCTTGCGGTACCTATACACCTTCTTGCTCCAAGCCTTGTGGCTCTGAGTGTAGTCCAGGAGTTCAAGGGCCTCAAGCTAAAGGTTGTACATCTCCAGACGGTAGATGCAAACAATAA
- the omcB gene encoding outer membrane complex protein OmcB encodes MSKLIRRVVTVLALTSMASSFASGKIEAAAAESLATRFIANADTSDDNILQTTAKKIRFGRNKNQKQEQKNNGPCCDKEFYPCQDGSCQSSVDTKQESCYGKMYCVRVNDDCNVEISQAVPEYATVGSPYPIEILAVGKKDCVNVVITQQLPCEVEFVSSDPATTPTSDSKLIWTIDRLGQGEKCKITVWVKPLKEGCCFTAATVCACPELRSYTKCGQPAICIKQEGPDCACLRCPVCYKIEVCNTGSAIARGVVVDNPVPDGYTHASGQRVLSFNLGDMRPGDFKSFTVEFCPQKRGKVTNVATVSYCGGHKCSANVTTVINEPCVQVNISGADWSYVCKPVEYTIVVSNPGDLKLYDVVIEDTAPSGATILEAAGAEICCNKAVWCIKEMCPGETLQFKVVAKAQSPGKFTNQVSVRTNSDCGSCTSCAEVTTHWKGLAATHMCVIDTNDPICVGENTVYRICVTNRGSAEDTNVSLILKFSKELQPVSSSGPTKGTITGNTVVFDALPKLGSKESVEFSVTLKGVAPGDARGEAILSSDTLTVPVADTENTHVY; translated from the coding sequence ATGTCCAAACTCATCAGACGAGTAGTTACGGTCCTCGCGCTAACTAGTATGGCGAGTTCATTTGCCAGCGGGAAGATAGAGGCCGCTGCTGCAGAGTCTCTTGCTACAAGATTTATTGCTAATGCTGACACCTCAGATGACAATATCTTGCAGACAACAGCCAAGAAAATTAGATTTGGCCGTAATAAAAATCAAAAACAAGAACAAAAAAATAATGGCCCTTGCTGTGATAAAGAATTTTATCCTTGTCAAGATGGCTCATGCCAATCATCAGTAGATACAAAACAAGAGTCTTGCTACGGCAAAATGTATTGTGTGCGTGTTAATGATGATTGTAACGTTGAAATTAGCCAAGCTGTACCTGAATATGCAACAGTAGGATCTCCTTATCCTATTGAAATTCTTGCTGTAGGTAAAAAAGATTGCGTTAATGTCGTTATCACTCAACAACTTCCTTGTGAAGTTGAATTTGTAAGCAGTGATCCTGCTACAACACCTACTTCCGATAGTAAATTGATTTGGACAATTGATCGCTTAGGTCAAGGTGAGAAATGTAAAATTACTGTTTGGGTAAAACCTCTTAAAGAAGGTTGCTGCTTCACAGCTGCTACTGTATGTGCTTGCCCAGAGCTTCGCTCTTATACCAAATGCGGACAACCTGCTATTTGCATTAAGCAAGAAGGCCCTGATTGCGCTTGCTTACGTTGCCCAGTTTGTTACAAAATCGAAGTTTGCAACACAGGTTCTGCTATAGCTCGCGGTGTTGTGGTTGATAACCCAGTACCCGACGGTTATACTCATGCTTCAGGACAACGCGTTCTTTCCTTTAACCTAGGAGATATGCGTCCTGGTGATTTTAAATCATTCACTGTAGAATTTTGTCCTCAAAAAAGAGGAAAAGTTACTAACGTTGCTACCGTATCTTACTGCGGAGGACATAAATGTTCTGCCAATGTAACTACTGTTATTAACGAGCCTTGTGTACAAGTAAATATCTCTGGAGCTGACTGGTCTTATGTATGTAAGCCTGTAGAATACACAATTGTTGTATCTAACCCAGGTGATCTTAAACTTTACGATGTTGTTATAGAAGATACAGCACCATCAGGAGCTACAATTTTAGAAGCTGCTGGAGCTGAAATTTGCTGTAACAAAGCTGTATGGTGCATTAAAGAAATGTGCCCAGGAGAAACTCTCCAGTTTAAGGTTGTTGCTAAAGCTCAAAGCCCAGGAAAATTCACAAATCAAGTTTCAGTAAGAACAAATTCTGATTGTGGATCATGCACTTCTTGCGCAGAAGTTACAACTCATTGGAAAGGTCTCGCAGCTACTCATATGTGCGTCATCGATACCAATGACCCTATTTGTGTAGGTGAAAATACCGTATACCGTATTTGTGTAACCAACCGCGGTTCTGCAGAAGATACTAACGTTTCATTAATCCTTAAGTTTTCTAAGGAATTGCAACCAGTTTCTTCTTCAGGTCCAACAAAAGGAACTATTACAGGTAATACAGTAGTATTTGATGCGTTACCTAAACTAGGTTCTAAAGAATCTGTAGAGTTTTCTGTAACATTGAAAGGGGTTGCTCCTGGAGATGCTCGCGGAGAAGCTATTCTTTCTTCAGATACTTTAACAGTACCTGTAGCAGATACGGAAAACACACACGTTTATTAA
- a CDS encoding cysteine-rich outer membrane protein, whose amino-acid sequence MTTGVSNSSDVLVDLIKPGLEDVMKDETVQVTLINSVLGWCKVHIVDPVRTSKIVQSRAFQITMIVLGVILLVAGLALTFVLQGQLGKNAFLFLIPAVIGLIKLLTTSVFMEQPCTPEKWRLCKRLLATTEDILDDGKINQSNTIFTTESTDATSTSTSS is encoded by the coding sequence ATGACAACAGGTGTATCAAATAGCAGCGATGTCTTAGTCGATCTAATCAAGCCAGGATTAGAGGATGTAATGAAAGACGAAACAGTCCAGGTAACTTTGATTAATTCCGTATTGGGATGGTGCAAAGTACATATAGTTGATCCAGTAAGAACATCAAAAATTGTACAATCGAGAGCATTTCAAATTACGATGATCGTGCTAGGAGTTATCCTACTTGTTGCTGGTTTGGCTTTAACTTTTGTACTGCAAGGTCAGCTTGGCAAAAATGCCTTCTTATTCTTAATCCCTGCGGTTATCGGTTTGATTAAACTTCTAACAACCTCAGTGTTTATGGAACAGCCTTGTACTCCAGAAAAATGGCGTTTATGCAAACGTCTTTTAGCAACAACTGAAGATATTCTAGATGATGGGAAAATTAACCAATCAAATACGATTTTCACTACGGAAAGTACTGATGCAACGAGTACATCTACATCTAGTTAA
- the tsp gene encoding tail-specific protease Tsp produces MIKILRLCALVLTCFPSLSFASELLHEEDIRKTVDKLIEYHVDVQDISSDILIRSLIGYSQSFDPHKAYLTEQEVSNFIQSTDIKKRLLKNYKTNNFSVYQNLNRVVKDSIIRARQWRTEWLSDPETLVKEASTHVLIRKPKQWAQSTQEVKERQRSLLLSYISVYLSDSSRDRYQGKEASLTSLCVRQLEAYENPYLGINDYGNPMSPQEESHHFHVRVVKAMAHSLDAHTTYFSKDEALAMRIQLEKGMCGIGVILKEDIDGVIVKEIIPGGPADKSGDLHIDDVIYRVDGRSIENLPFRAVLDCLRGSRDSEVILDVHSQEQNRTVKLRREKISLDDRRVDVSYESYGNGVIGKITLHSFYEGENQISSEQDLKRAIQGLQDKNLLGLVLDIRENTGGFLSQAIKVSGLFMTNGVVVVSRYADGSIKRYRTVSPKKFYDGPLTILVSKSSASAAEIVAQTLQDYGVAIIVGDEQTYGKGTIQHQTITADSDKEGFFKVTVGKYYSPSGKSTQLQGVRSDIHIASRYFEEPLGERYLEHPLPADSCDNVMNDNLGDLDSHMRPWFQKYYTPNLQKEETVWREMLPQLTANSKQRLSENKNYKIFLDELKDPSDAVRPFGSNDLQMEESVNILKDMILLRHGKSAISLGG; encoded by the coding sequence ATGATAAAAATACTACGTCTTTGCGCTCTTGTTCTAACATGCTTCCCTAGTCTCTCTTTTGCTTCTGAATTACTGCATGAAGAAGACATCCGGAAAACTGTTGATAAGCTAATTGAATATCATGTGGATGTGCAAGACATCTCTTCTGATATTCTCATACGCTCATTAATAGGATACTCCCAATCATTTGATCCTCACAAAGCTTATCTTACAGAACAAGAAGTAAGTAATTTTATCCAATCTACAGACATCAAAAAGCGCCTATTGAAAAATTATAAAACAAATAATTTTTCGGTGTATCAGAATTTAAATCGTGTAGTTAAAGATAGCATTATTCGAGCACGTCAGTGGCGAACTGAATGGCTATCTGATCCCGAGACCTTGGTTAAAGAAGCCTCCACACATGTACTTATTAGAAAACCTAAGCAATGGGCACAGTCTACCCAAGAGGTAAAAGAGAGGCAGCGTTCTTTACTCCTCTCCTATATTTCTGTATATCTATCGGATAGTTCCAGAGATAGATATCAAGGAAAGGAAGCCTCTTTAACCAGTCTCTGTGTACGTCAACTCGAAGCATATGAGAACCCTTATTTAGGCATCAATGATTATGGAAACCCCATGTCACCTCAAGAGGAGTCTCATCACTTCCATGTTCGTGTCGTCAAGGCTATGGCTCACAGTCTGGATGCCCATACAACATACTTTAGTAAAGATGAAGCCCTTGCTATGCGCATTCAATTGGAAAAAGGAATGTGTGGAATTGGTGTAATCCTAAAAGAAGATATCGATGGAGTTATTGTAAAAGAGATTATTCCTGGAGGACCCGCGGACAAATCTGGCGACTTGCATATTGATGATGTAATTTATCGTGTTGATGGTAGAAGTATAGAGAATCTTCCCTTTAGAGCTGTACTAGACTGTCTTAGAGGTTCTCGAGACTCTGAAGTCATCTTAGATGTGCATAGTCAAGAGCAAAACCGTACGGTGAAATTAAGACGTGAAAAGATCAGTTTAGATGATCGTCGTGTAGATGTTTCCTATGAGTCTTATGGTAACGGGGTTATTGGAAAGATCACTCTACATTCTTTTTATGAGGGTGAAAATCAAATCTCTAGTGAACAAGATCTAAAACGAGCGATTCAAGGTCTACAAGACAAGAATCTCCTAGGGCTAGTTTTAGACATCCGAGAGAATACAGGAGGTTTTCTCTCGCAAGCAATTAAAGTTTCAGGATTGTTTATGACTAACGGAGTTGTCGTTGTATCCCGATATGCAGATGGCAGTATCAAACGTTACCGTACGGTGTCTCCTAAGAAATTCTATGACGGTCCTTTAACCATTCTTGTTTCGAAAAGTTCCGCATCTGCTGCAGAAATTGTTGCTCAAACGTTACAAGATTATGGCGTAGCTATAATTGTTGGTGATGAACAGACTTATGGGAAAGGGACAATCCAACATCAAACAATTACTGCAGATTCTGATAAAGAGGGATTCTTCAAAGTTACTGTAGGGAAATACTACTCTCCTTCTGGAAAGTCTACACAACTTCAAGGTGTGCGCTCTGATATCCATATCGCTTCGCGCTATTTTGAAGAACCTTTAGGAGAACGTTATCTAGAACATCCCCTACCTGCGGATAGCTGTGACAATGTGATGAATGATAATTTAGGAGATCTGGACTCCCATATGCGTCCATGGTTTCAAAAGTACTATACTCCAAATTTACAGAAAGAAGAGACTGTGTGGAGAGAGATGCTTCCTCAGTTAACTGCAAACAGTAAACAACGACTAAGTGAAAATAAAAACTATAAGATCTTTTTAGACGAACTAAAAGATCCCTCAGATGCAGTTCGACCTTTTGGAAGCAATGATTTACAAATGGAAGAATCTGTGAATATTTTAAAAGATATGATTCTTTTAAGACACGGTAAGTCTGCCATTTCTTTAGGAGGCTAA
- a CDS encoding carbohydrate kinase family protein has protein sequence MHYLYFFALIASFLIPGALPCAYAEDFPWIAPKSLAILGSPFIDVVLDVHGEFIESCNLKIGEIQTISASDVKKIFFMYKGVFPENPIRVTRKEPLSLTEDQLANLGITSLRNGNPYFNYLKQTEYGPAFNELDQFRLVLRCPNQEDTLCYFLQNVPECSTELCLSPDGGYALIDSELFISGCCIESFLKKTGSQAQKIMLDLNNSRIAYEFRDRIWSLLPHVNVLFLSESSIEALTGISNATIARRLLSRVIPMIFVQNVSENESYIYFIQNGKETAYCSKQDLQQIVLGFLFGYINNNVVDYCFHSADLLIDNA, from the coding sequence ATGCATTATCTTTATTTTTTCGCATTGATAGCTTCTTTCTTAATTCCTGGAGCCCTTCCTTGTGCATACGCTGAAGATTTTCCTTGGATAGCACCTAAATCTCTTGCCATACTCGGTAGCCCTTTTATTGATGTCGTCCTCGATGTTCACGGAGAATTTATTGAAAGTTGCAATTTGAAAATCGGGGAGATACAGACTATAAGTGCTTCTGATGTGAAAAAAATTTTTTTTATGTATAAAGGAGTTTTTCCAGAAAATCCTATCCGAGTGACAAGGAAGGAGCCTCTAAGTCTTACAGAAGATCAGCTCGCAAACCTGGGTATCACGAGTTTGCGTAACGGAAATCCTTACTTTAATTATCTAAAACAGACGGAATATGGCCCCGCATTTAATGAATTAGATCAATTTCGTCTAGTCTTGCGTTGTCCGAATCAAGAAGATACTTTATGTTATTTTCTTCAAAACGTTCCCGAATGTTCAACAGAACTGTGTCTATCGCCAGACGGGGGCTATGCTCTGATTGATAGTGAATTGTTCATTTCTGGCTGCTGTATAGAGAGTTTTTTAAAAAAGACTGGAAGCCAGGCGCAGAAAATCATGCTTGATCTCAATAACTCACGCATTGCTTATGAGTTTAGAGATCGGATTTGGTCATTGTTACCCCACGTAAACGTTCTTTTTTTGTCTGAGAGTTCAATAGAAGCTTTAACTGGTATTTCGAATGCGACTATAGCAAGACGTTTGCTTTCTCGTGTTATCCCTATGATATTCGTACAAAATGTATCCGAAAATGAATCGTATATTTATTTTATCCAAAACGGAAAAGAAACAGCTTATTGTTCAAAACAAGATCTCCAGCAAATAGTTTTGGGATTTCTTTTTGGTTATATTAACAATAATGTAGTAGATTATTGTTTTCACTCTGCTGATCTTTTGATTGATAATGCCTAA
- the rpsL gene encoding 30S ribosomal protein S12 — MPTINQLIRKKRQSSASRKKSPALQKCPQRRGVCLQVKTKTPKKPNSALRKVAWVRLSNGQEVIAYIGGEGHNLQEHSIVLVQGGRVKDLPGVRYHIVRGALDCAAVKNRKQSRSRYGAKRPK, encoded by the coding sequence ATGCCAACCATTAATCAATTAATACGTAAAAAGCGTCAATCTAGCGCGTCTAGAAAGAAATCTCCAGCCTTGCAGAAATGTCCACAGAGACGTGGTGTATGCCTACAAGTGAAGACAAAGACTCCTAAAAAGCCGAACTCAGCTTTGCGTAAAGTTGCCTGGGTGCGCTTGTCTAACGGCCAAGAAGTCATCGCTTACATTGGTGGTGAAGGCCATAATTTACAAGAGCACAGCATTGTTTTGGTTCAAGGCGGCAGGGTTAAAGATTTGCCCGGTGTTCGTTATCATATTGTTCGTGGAGCTCTAGACTGTGCTGCTGTCAAAAATAGAAAACAAAGCCGTTCTCGATACGGAGCAAAGCGTCCTAAGTAG